Within the Streptomyces sp. NBC_00353 genome, the region GGAGCGCGGCTGGTATGTCGAGCCGACCCTCTTCGGGTCCGTCGACAACTCCATGCGCATCGCCCGCGAGGAGATCTTCGGCCCGGTCATCTGCCTGCTGCCGTACGGCGACGAGGCGGAGGCGGTGAAGATCGCCAACGACTCGGAGTACGGGCTCAGCGGCAGCGTCTGGACCGCCGACACCGAGCGCGGCATCGACATCGCCCGCCGGGTCAGGACCGGCACGTACAGCGTCAACACGTTCAGTCTCGACATGCTCGGCCCGTTCGGCGGCTACAAGAACTCCGGCCTGGGACGGGAGTTCGGCCCTGAGGGGTACGGCGAGTACTTCGAGCACAAGATGATCCATCTGCCCGCCGGGTACCAGCCCGTGCAGCCCGGACCGCAGGAGGCGTGATGGGGGACCGCTGGCACGTGGAGGTCGACCGGAGCGTCTGCATCGGCTCCGGGATGTGCGTGAACCATGCTCCGGACGGCTTCCGGCTGGACTCCGCCCGGCAGTCCCACCCGGACGCCCCGGAGTCCGACGCCAACGAGCAGGTGCTCGCGGCGGCGGAGGGGTGTCCCGTCGAGGCGATCACGCTGACGCTGCTCGACTCGGGCGAGGTGGTGTTCCCGCCGGAGGACTGAGGACTCTGCCCTGCGGCGGGGAACGTGAGCGGGAGGTGCGGCCCGACGCGGGCCTGTCGGGCCACACCGCCGATGGCCGGGTACTACGCGGTGCAGCCGGTGTCGGCGATCACGAAGTAGCCCGCCGGTGACTCCCGCAGGGTGTGCGTGACGAACACGTTGTACAGCCCCATGTTCTGCTCCGAGCCGTTGGCGTACACATAGCCGCCCGTGGTGTGCGCCCTGCCGGCCGCCACCTGGGCGTAGTTGGTCGCCGTGTAGCAGGCGCCGCCGCCCGTCCCGCCGGTCGTGGTCGCCGTCACCGCGGCCGAGACGGTACCGACCGCGCCCGATCCGTCGACGGCCGCCACCGTGTAGCGGTACGCAGTCCCGGCGGACAGCCCCGCGTCGGTGAACGCCGTCGACGTGGGCCGGCCTACCTCGGTGCCGTTGCGGTAGACGGCGTACGAGGAGGCTCCCGTCACCGCGCCCCAGGACAGCGAGGCGCTGGTGCCCGTGACACCGGTGACCGTCAGACCGGAGGGGGCCGGGAGCGGGTTCTCGCCGCCGCCGGGTGCGCCCTGGTCCAGCCCCCAGAAGACGCCGGTGTAGTACGACGAGCAGATCGAGTTCAGGAAGTACGCGGCCGTGGACCCGCACCGATCGGTCCCCGAGCCGGGAGAGACGGGCAGGCCGTGGCCCATGCCGGAGATGGAGTACGTCTCCACCGCGGGCTTTCCGGAGGCGTCGTTGTAGACGCTCCGGGTGGTGTTGCCGGGGAGCGTGTCGGTGCTCGACGGGGTCTGGCCGATGCCCCACACATCGGTCCACTGGTCACGCAGCGCGGTGGCGTTGGCCGGGTACACCGTGTAGTCGGACGTGCCCTGCCAGATGGCGACGCGTGGCCATGGGCCGGTGTAGCCGGGGTAGCCTGCGCGGACCTTGTCGCCCCACTGGGCGGGGGTCAGCTTCTGCGGGCCCGTCTGGCAGCCGGAGGCGGCGGCCTGGCTGGTGGCGCACTGCGCGGGCAGGCCGGACGCCACGGAACCGCCCGCGAACACGTCCGGGTAGGCGGCCAGCAGGTCTGCGGTCATCCCGCCGCCCGCCGACAGGCCGGTGACGTACACCCGCCGCCCGTCGGAGCCGTACTGCTGCTTCGCGTGCTCCACCATCTGCACGATGGAGGCGGCCTCGCCCTTGCCCCGGGTGTCCTCGGCCGGATCGAACCAGTCGAAGCAGGAGAGCGAGTTGTTGGCGGACGTGGTCTGCGGGAAGACCACGGCGAACTTCCACAGGTCGGCGTATTTCGGCCAGCCCGAGTTGGTGTAGTAGTCGTTGGCCGTCTGCGTGCAGCCGTGCAGGGCGATCACCAGGGGTGCGCCCGCGGGCAGATCGGCGGGGGCGTACTCGTACATCTGCAGGTTGCCGGGGTTGGTGCCGAAGCCGGTGACCTGCTGCAGGCCGCCGGCGGCAGCGGCGGGCTGGGCGGCGCCCACGGTGCTCAGCGTCGCCGCGACGACGCCGAGGACAGCCGTGGACGCGACGCGCCGTAGCAGGCGTCGCAGGATCGATGGGCGCACGGGGGGCCTCCCTGTTCGGAACGTGCGGGCGTGCGGACATACGGACTGCTGCCGGAACCTACGAGTCCGCGTCGCCCCGGCCCATGGGGCGGGCTGACATCCCTCGGGCCCCGCTGTGTGCGGCGCCGCCCTTGCGCCGCGAGCACCGGCGGGGAGCGGGCGTTGACATCGAGTGCGCTCGAAGATGCAGACTCCCGGTCAGCAACGCCCTTATCCACAAAGGGCTGTTGGGAGGGAGACAGGAATGCGCTACCGCACGATCGGCACGGACCCGAAGACCCGCCGCGAGGTGAGCGTGCTCAGCCTCGGCGCCATGCTGATGGGCACGCTCACCGACGAGGCGACCTCGTTCGCCGTCCTCGACCGGTACGCCGAGGCCGGCGGGACCTTCATCGACACGTCGAACAACTACGCGTTCTGGGTCGACGGCAGTCAGGGCGGGGAGAGCGAGCAGCTGCTCGGCCGCTGGCGCCGGAGCCGTGGTGTCGGCGACGAGATCGTCATCGCCACCAAACTCGGTGCCCGGCCGAATGCCCCCGCCACCGGCTTCACCCGCGACATCGAGGGACTCTCGCCGAAGGTCATCCGGGAGTCCGCGGAGCGGAGCCGGGAACACCTCGGCGTCGAGAGGCTGGACCTGCTGTACGCGCACGTCCAGGACCACGGCGTGCCGATGCGCGACACCGTCGAGGCGTTCGGAGAGCTGGTGACCGAAGGGACCGTCGGACTGCTGGGTGTGAGCAACCACTGGGCGTGGCAGGTGGAGCGGGCCCGGGCCCTTGCCGAGGCCGCCGGACTGCCGGGGTACGAGGCGCTCCAGTACCACCACAGCTATCTGCGGCAGCGCACGGACCTGCCGAGCCTGCGCTCACCGGACGGCCAGGAGGGCGTGGCCGCCGGGGACCTCCTCAGCTACCTGCGGGCCGAACCCGCCCTCGTACCGATCGCCTACTCGCCACTGCTGGCCGGGTCCTACGTCCGGGCGGACAAGCCGCTCGGCCCGGAGTTCGACCACCCGGGCACGCGGGCGCGGCAGGCGGCACT harbors:
- a CDS encoding extracellular catalytic domain type 1 short-chain-length polyhydroxyalkanoate depolymerase, whose product is MRPSILRRLLRRVASTAVLGVVAATLSTVGAAQPAAAAGGLQQVTGFGTNPGNLQMYEYAPADLPAGAPLVIALHGCTQTANDYYTNSGWPKYADLWKFAVVFPQTTSANNSLSCFDWFDPAEDTRGKGEAASIVQMVEHAKQQYGSDGRRVYVTGLSAGGGMTADLLAAYPDVFAGGSVASGLPAQCATSQAAASGCQTGPQKLTPAQWGDKVRAGYPGYTGPWPRVAIWQGTSDYTVYPANATALRDQWTDVWGIGQTPSSTDTLPGNTTRSVYNDASGKPAVETYSISGMGHGLPVSPGSGTDRCGSTAAYFLNSICSSYYTGVFWGLDQGAPGGGENPLPAPSGLTVTGVTGTSASLSWGAVTGASSYAVYRNGTEVGRPTSTAFTDAGLSAGTAYRYTVAAVDGSGAVGTVSAAVTATTTGGTGGGACYTATNYAQVAAGRAHTTGGYVYANGSEQNMGLYNVFVTHTLRESPAGYFVIADTGCTA
- a CDS encoding aldo/keto reductase, translating into MRYRTIGTDPKTRREVSVLSLGAMLMGTLTDEATSFAVLDRYAEAGGTFIDTSNNYAFWVDGSQGGESEQLLGRWRRSRGVGDEIVIATKLGARPNAPATGFTRDIEGLSPKVIRESAERSREHLGVERLDLLYAHVQDHGVPMRDTVEAFGELVTEGTVGLLGVSNHWAWQVERARALAEAAGLPGYEALQYHHSYLRQRTDLPSLRSPDGQEGVAAGDLLSYLRAEPALVPIAYSPLLAGSYVRADKPLGPEFDHPGTRARQAALRTVAEETGATVNQVVLAWLIGGEVPVVPLVGASSVAQLEESLAAVDLELTTEQRATLDAAH
- a CDS encoding ferredoxin, coding for MGDRWHVEVDRSVCIGSGMCVNHAPDGFRLDSARQSHPDAPESDANEQVLAAAEGCPVEAITLTLLDSGEVVFPPED